A region of Pseudomonas putida DNA encodes the following proteins:
- the crp gene encoding cAMP-activated global transcriptional regulator CRP → MVASALPAKIKNIDKLLVHCQRRRYTAKSNIICAGDKAETLSFIIKGSVTILIEDDEGHEMIIAYLNNGDFFGELGLFEPVEGEQQRSAWVRAKTECEVAEISYDKFRELSRQDPDILYALGGQMAQRLRNTTRKVGDLAFFDVTGRVARCLLELCKQPDAMTHPDGMQIKITRQEIGRIVGCSREMVGRVLKDLEERSLVQVKGKTMVVYGTR, encoded by the coding sequence ATGGTTGCCTCCGCCCTACCCGCCAAGATCAAGAACATCGACAAATTGCTGGTGCACTGCCAGCGCCGCCGCTACACCGCCAAGAGCAATATCATCTGCGCCGGCGACAAGGCCGAAACACTGTCGTTCATCATCAAGGGTTCGGTGACCATCCTCATCGAGGACGACGAGGGTCACGAAATGATCATTGCCTACCTCAACAACGGTGATTTCTTTGGCGAGCTTGGGCTTTTTGAACCCGTAGAAGGCGAACAGCAGCGCAGCGCCTGGGTCCGCGCCAAGACTGAATGTGAAGTGGCAGAGATCAGTTACGACAAGTTTCGCGAACTCTCACGGCAGGACCCAGACATTCTTTACGCCCTGGGCGGCCAGATGGCCCAGCGCCTGCGTAACACCACGCGCAAGGTGGGTGACCTGGCCTTCTTCGACGTTACTGGGCGGGTCGCGCGCTGCCTGCTTGAGCTGTGCAAACAACCTGATGCGATGACCCACCCCGACGGCATGCAGATCAAGATCACCCGTCAGGAGATTGGCCGTATCGTCGGTTGTTCGCGGGAGATGGTCGGCCGCGTCCTCAAAGACCTCGAAGAACGCAGCCTGGTGCAGGTCAAGGGCAAGACCATGGTGGTCTACGGCACCCGTTAG
- a CDS encoding biotin/lipoate A/B protein ligase family protein, translating to MTDQPLALTVEQGLHAEQDLLAAVCRGEHDYGVLFWRPTDHALVMPRRMSRLDNFEAACAELAIAGWPVLLRETGGEPVPQSHATVNVALVYVAPRSEGDHGRIENAYERLCLPLCEVLREWGGVASVGEIDGAFCDGRYNVNLNGRKLVGTAQRWRQGLGGKRPVVLVHGALLLDNERESMVAAVNRFNECCELEQRCRADAHIALHEVAPEAPWFERLSQAYAKVLADLPKD from the coding sequence ATGACCGATCAGCCCCTGGCCCTGACCGTTGAACAAGGCCTGCACGCCGAACAAGACCTGCTGGCCGCCGTTTGCCGCGGCGAGCACGATTACGGTGTACTGTTCTGGCGCCCGACCGACCATGCCCTGGTCATGCCGCGCCGCATGAGCCGCCTGGACAACTTCGAAGCCGCCTGTGCTGAGCTGGCGATCGCCGGCTGGCCGGTGCTGTTGCGCGAGACCGGCGGTGAGCCGGTGCCGCAATCGCATGCCACGGTCAATGTGGCACTGGTCTATGTGGCACCGCGCAGCGAAGGTGACCATGGGCGTATCGAAAATGCCTACGAACGCTTGTGCCTGCCGTTGTGCGAGGTACTACGGGAGTGGGGCGGGGTGGCTTCGGTGGGCGAGATCGATGGGGCGTTCTGCGATGGCCGCTACAACGTCAATCTCAATGGCCGCAAGCTGGTCGGCACGGCCCAGCGCTGGCGCCAGGGGCTGGGTGGCAAGCGCCCAGTGGTGCTGGTGCATGGCGCATTGCTGCTGGATAACGAGCGTGAGTCGATGGTCGCGGCGGTCAACCGCTTCAACGAATGCTGCGAGCTGGAGCAGCGTTGCCGCGCCGATGCGCATATCGCCCTGCACGAAGTGGCGCCCGAAGCGCCCTGGTTCGAGCGCCTCTCGCAGGCTTATGCCAAAGTGCTGGCAGATCTGCCCAAGGACTAA
- the trpC gene encoding indole-3-glycerol phosphate synthase TrpC — MSVPTVLEKILARKVEEVAARSAQVSLAELERLAKVADAPRGFANALIEQAQRKQPAVIAEIKKASPSKGVIREHFVPSDIAVSYERGGATCLSVLTDVDYFQGADVYLQQARAAVSLPVIRKDFMIDPYQIVEARALGADCVLLIVSALDDVKMAELAATAKDVGLDVLVEVHDGDELERALKTLDTPLVGVNNRNLHTFEVSLETTLDLLPRIPRDRLAITESGILNRADVELMAINEVYSFLVGEAFMRAEQPGLELQRLFFPEQVNQ, encoded by the coding sequence ATGAGCGTACCGACCGTGCTGGAAAAGATTCTCGCCCGCAAAGTCGAGGAAGTGGCCGCGCGTAGTGCCCAGGTCAGCCTGGCCGAGCTGGAGCGCCTGGCCAAGGTCGCCGATGCCCCACGTGGCTTTGCCAATGCGCTGATCGAGCAAGCCCAGCGCAAGCAGCCAGCGGTCATTGCCGAGATCAAGAAGGCGTCGCCGAGCAAGGGTGTGATCCGTGAGCACTTCGTGCCGTCGGACATCGCCGTCAGCTACGAGAGGGGTGGGGCGACCTGCCTGTCGGTGCTGACCGATGTGGATTATTTCCAGGGCGCTGATGTGTACCTGCAGCAGGCCCGCGCCGCGGTGTCGCTGCCGGTGATCCGTAAGGACTTCATGATCGACCCCTACCAGATCGTCGAGGCCCGGGCACTGGGTGCTGACTGCGTGCTGTTGATCGTCTCGGCGCTGGATGACGTGAAGATGGCCGAGCTGGCCGCCACGGCTAAGGACGTCGGCTTGGATGTGCTAGTCGAGGTGCATGATGGCGATGAGCTGGAGCGTGCGCTGAAAACCCTGGATACACCGCTGGTGGGGGTGAACAACCGCAATCTGCACACCTTCGAAGTCAGCCTGGAAACCACCCTTGACCTGCTGCCGCGCATTCCGCGCGATCGCCTGGCGATTACCGAGAGCGGTATTCTCAACCGGGCCGATGTGGAGCTGATGGCAATCAACGAGGTTTACTCGTTCCTGGTGGGGGAGGCGTTCATGCGCGCTGAACAGCCTGGGCTGGAACTGCAGCGGTTGTTCTTCCCGGAGCAGGTGAACCAATAA
- the trpD gene encoding anthranilate phosphoribosyltransferase, which yields MDIKSALSRIVGHLDLSTEEMSDVMRQIMTGQCTETQIGAFLMGMRMKSESIDEIVGAVSVMRELADKVELKSLDGVVDIVGTGGDGANIFNVSTASAFVLAAAGCPVAKHGNRAVSGKSGSADLLEAAGIYLSLTPVQVARCIESLGIGFMFAQSHHKAMKYAAGPRRDLGLRTLFNMLGPLTNPAGVKHQVVGVFNQALCRPLAEVLQRLGSKHVLVVHSKDGLDEFSLAAPTFVAELKKGEITEYWVEPEDLGMKSQSLHGLAVDGPQASYELIRDALGRRKTENGQKAAEMIVLNAGAALYAADHAMTLAQGVELAHDVLHTGLAWEKLQELGAFTAVFKLENEA from the coding sequence ATGGATATCAAAAGCGCGCTGAGCCGCATCGTCGGTCATCTGGACCTGTCCACCGAAGAAATGAGCGACGTCATGCGTCAGATCATGACCGGCCAATGCACCGAGACGCAGATCGGTGCCTTCCTGATGGGCATGCGCATGAAAAGCGAGAGCATTGACGAGATCGTCGGTGCGGTCTCGGTGATGCGTGAGCTGGCCGACAAGGTCGAACTGAAGAGCCTCGATGGCGTGGTCGATATCGTCGGCACTGGCGGCGATGGCGCCAACATCTTCAACGTTTCCACCGCTTCTGCGTTTGTCCTGGCCGCAGCCGGTTGCCCAGTGGCCAAGCATGGTAACCGGGCCGTTTCGGGCAAGAGCGGCAGCGCCGACCTGCTGGAAGCTGCCGGCATCTACTTGAGCCTGACCCCGGTGCAGGTTGCCCGTTGCATCGAGAGCCTGGGTATCGGTTTCATGTTTGCCCAGAGCCATCACAAGGCAATGAAGTACGCCGCTGGCCCGCGTCGCGACCTGGGCCTGCGCACCCTGTTCAACATGCTGGGCCCGCTTACGAATCCGGCCGGTGTGAAGCACCAGGTGGTCGGCGTGTTCAACCAAGCGTTGTGCCGCCCGTTGGCCGAAGTGCTGCAGCGGTTGGGCAGCAAGCATGTGCTGGTGGTGCACTCCAAGGATGGCCTGGACGAGTTCAGCCTGGCGGCACCGACCTTTGTTGCCGAGCTGAAAAAGGGCGAGATCACTGAGTATTGGGTAGAGCCTGAAGACCTCGGCATGAAGAGCCAGAGCCTGCATGGCCTGGCAGTCGATGGCCCGCAGGCTTCGTACGAGCTGATTCGTGATGCGCTGGGCCGACGCAAGACCGAGAACGGCCAGAAGGCCGCCGAAATGATCGTGCTCAATGCTGGCGCCGCGCTGTATGCCGCCGATCATGCCATGACCCTGGCACAGGGCGTGGAGCTTGCCCATGACGTGCTGCACACCGGCCTTGCCTGGGAAAAACTGCAGGAGCTGGGCGCCTTCACCGCCGTATTCAAGCTGGAGAACGAAGCATGA
- a CDS encoding aminodeoxychorismate/anthranilate synthase component II, with translation MLLMIDNYDSFTYNVVQYLGELGAEVKVIRNDEMTIAEIEALNPERIVVSPGPCTPSEAGVSIEAILHFAGKLPILGVCLGHQSIGQAFGGDVVRARQVMHGKTSPVLHRDLGVFAGLNNPLTVTRYHSLVVKRETLPDCLEVTAWTAHADGTVDEIMGLRHKTLNIEGVQFHPESILTEQGHELFANFLKQTGGRR, from the coding sequence ATGTTACTGATGATCGACAACTACGACTCATTCACTTACAACGTTGTTCAGTACCTGGGCGAGCTAGGTGCCGAGGTCAAGGTCATTCGCAATGACGAAATGACTATCGCTGAAATCGAAGCCCTCAATCCGGAGCGCATCGTTGTCTCCCCAGGGCCCTGCACGCCGAGCGAGGCGGGTGTGTCGATCGAGGCGATCCTGCATTTTGCCGGCAAACTGCCGATCCTGGGCGTCTGCCTGGGCCACCAGTCCATCGGCCAGGCGTTTGGCGGCGACGTCGTGCGGGCCCGTCAGGTCATGCACGGCAAGACCAGCCCGGTGCTGCACCGCGACCTGGGGGTCTTCGCCGGCCTCAACAACCCGCTTACCGTTACCCGCTACCACTCGCTGGTGGTCAAGCGTGAAACCCTGCCCGATTGCCTGGAAGTCACCGCCTGGACTGCGCATGCAGACGGTACGGTCGACGAGATCATGGGCCTGCGCCACAAGACTCTGAACATCGAAGGGGTGCAATTCCACCCCGAGTCCATCCTCACCGAGCAGGGCCACGAGCTGTTCGCCAACTTCCTCAAGCAGACCGGCGGCCGCCGCTAA
- the estP gene encoding esterase EstP, with protein MRKAPLLRFTLATLALACSQAFAAPSPYSSLIVFGDSLSDAGQFPDLTGGTAGQRFTNRDADGNFAPVSPMILGGRLGIVQDELNPSTSVGIRPDGNNWAVGGYTTQQILDSITESSKVIVPPNGPVPGFVFRERPGYLANGLRADPNALYYLTGGGNDFLQGLVNSPADAAAAGGRLAASAQALQQGGARYIMVWLLPDLGQTPNFSGTPQQNPLSLLSGAFNQSLLNQLGQIDAEIIPLNIPVLLGEALASPTQFGLASGQNLVGTCYSGQGCVANPVYGINGTTPDPTKLLFNDSVHPTIAGQQLIADYAYSIISAPWELSLLPEMAHASLRAHQDELRNQWQTPWQAVGQWQAFVATGAQDLDFDGQRSAASGDGRGYNLTLGGSYRLNDAWRMGLAGGVYRQKLEAGEQDSDYKLDSYLATAFAQYRQDRWWADAALTAGHLDYSDLKRTFALGVNDRSEKGDTDGEAWAVTGRLGYNLAAESSPWQLAPFISADYARVKVDGYDEKSGRSTALGFDDQERTSRRLGIGLLGSVQVATGTRLFAEVAQEHEFEDDQQDVTLHLTTLAAHDFTLTGYTPHSDLTRASLGLSHELMAGVHVRGNYNWRKSDELTQQGVSLAVSVGF; from the coding sequence ATGCGAAAAGCTCCATTGTTGCGCTTTACCCTCGCCACATTGGCCCTGGCCTGCAGCCAGGCGTTCGCTGCACCTTCCCCCTATTCGAGCTTGATCGTATTTGGCGACAGCCTGAGTGATGCCGGCCAATTTCCCGACCTGACCGGCGGTACGGCAGGCCAGCGCTTCACCAACCGTGATGCCGACGGCAACTTCGCGCCGGTTTCGCCGATGATTCTTGGCGGTCGGCTGGGCATCGTGCAGGACGAACTCAACCCGTCCACATCGGTCGGCATTCGGCCTGATGGCAACAACTGGGCAGTGGGCGGCTACACGACGCAGCAGATTCTCGATTCGATCACCGAATCGTCGAAAGTGATCGTCCCTCCCAATGGACCTGTACCAGGCTTTGTCTTCCGTGAACGCCCCGGCTACCTGGCCAATGGTCTGCGCGCCGACCCCAACGCCCTCTACTACCTTACCGGTGGCGGTAACGACTTCCTCCAGGGCCTGGTGAACAGCCCCGCCGACGCCGCCGCTGCCGGAGGCCGCCTGGCCGCCAGCGCCCAGGCCCTGCAACAAGGCGGCGCGCGCTACATCATGGTCTGGTTGCTGCCCGACCTGGGCCAGACGCCCAACTTCAGCGGCACCCCGCAACAAAACCCGCTGTCACTGCTGTCCGGCGCCTTCAACCAGTCACTGCTCAATCAGCTCGGGCAGATCGACGCCGAGATCATCCCGCTGAACATTCCGGTATTGCTGGGCGAGGCCTTGGCCAGCCCGACCCAATTCGGCCTGGCCAGCGGCCAGAACCTGGTCGGCACCTGCTACAGCGGTCAAGGCTGTGTCGCAAACCCGGTATACGGTATCAACGGCACCACACCCGACCCCACCAAGCTGCTGTTCAACGACTCGGTGCACCCGACCATTGCCGGCCAGCAACTGATTGCCGACTACGCCTACTCGATCATCTCCGCGCCGTGGGAGCTGTCCCTGTTGCCGGAAATGGCCCACGCCAGCCTACGCGCTCACCAGGACGAGTTGCGCAACCAGTGGCAAACACCCTGGCAAGCGGTTGGGCAATGGCAGGCCTTCGTCGCCACCGGCGCCCAGGACCTGGACTTTGACGGCCAACGCAGTGCGGCCAGCGGCGATGGTCGTGGCTACAACCTTACCCTGGGTGGCAGCTACCGATTGAACGATGCCTGGCGCATGGGCCTGGCGGGTGGTGTGTACCGGCAGAAACTGGAGGCCGGTGAACAGGACTCGGACTACAAGCTCGACAGTTACCTGGCCACGGCTTTCGCCCAGTACCGCCAGGACCGCTGGTGGGCGGATGCCGCACTGACGGCAGGCCATCTGGACTACAGCGACCTCAAGCGCACCTTCGCCCTCGGCGTGAATGACCGCAGCGAAAAAGGCGATACCGACGGCGAGGCGTGGGCGGTAACAGGCCGGCTGGGTTACAACCTGGCCGCCGAGAGCAGCCCATGGCAACTGGCGCCGTTCATCAGTGCCGACTACGCCCGGGTAAAAGTCGATGGTTATGACGAGAAGAGCGGGCGCTCGACCGCGCTGGGCTTCGATGACCAGGAACGTACCTCGCGGCGGCTGGGTATCGGGCTTTTAGGCAGTGTGCAGGTGGCGACAGGGACGCGGCTGTTTGCCGAGGTTGCCCAGGAGCACGAGTTCGAGGATGACCAACAGGATGTGACCTTGCACCTGACGACGTTGGCCGCGCACGATTTCACCCTGACCGGGTATACGCCGCACAGCGACCTGACCCGGGCCAGCCTGGGTTTGAGCCACGAGTTGATGGCGGGGGTACATGTGCGGGGGAACTACAACTGGCGCAAGAGTGATGAGTTGACGCAGCAGGGGGTGAGCTTGGCGGTCAGCGTGGGCTTCTGA
- the trpE gene encoding anthranilate synthase component I codes for MTREEFLRLAAAGYNRIPLACETLADFDTPLSIYLKLADQPNSYLLESVQGGEKWGRYSMIGLPSRTVMRVHGYHVSILQDGVEVESHDVEDPLAFVESFKDRYKVADIPGLPRFNGGLVGYFGYDCVRYVEKRLGASPNPDPLGVPDILLMVSDAVVVFDNLAGKMHAIVLVDPAQEHAFEQGKARLAGLLETLRQPITPRRGLDLSGPLAAEPEFRSSYTREDYENAVGRIKEYILAGDCMQVVPSQRMSIDFKSAPIDLYRALRCFNPTPYMYFFNFGDFHVVGSSPEVLVRVEDNLVTVRPIAGTRPRGATEEADRALEDDLLSDEKEIAEHLMLIDLGRNDVGRVSSTGSVRLTEKMVIERYSNVMHIVSNVTGHLREGLTAMDALRAILPAGTLSGAPKIRAMEIIDELEPVKRGVYGGAVGYFAWNGNMDTAIAIRTAVIKDGELHVQAGGGIVADSVPALEWEETINKRRAMFRAVALAEQTTAK; via the coding sequence ATGACCCGCGAAGAATTCCTGCGCCTGGCCGCTGCCGGCTACAACCGCATCCCCCTGGCCTGTGAAACCCTGGCCGACTTCGACACGCCATTGTCGATCTACCTGAAACTGGCCGACCAGCCCAACTCCTATTTGCTCGAGTCGGTACAGGGCGGCGAGAAGTGGGGGCGTTACTCGATGATCGGCCTGCCATCGCGTACGGTGATGCGCGTGCATGGCTACCACGTGAGTATCTTGCAGGATGGCGTCGAGGTTGAAAGCCACGACGTCGAAGACCCGCTGGCCTTCGTCGAGTCGTTCAAGGACCGTTATAAGGTCGCCGATATTCCTGGCCTGCCACGTTTCAATGGCGGCTTGGTCGGCTACTTCGGCTATGACTGCGTGCGGTATGTGGAGAAGCGCCTGGGCGCGAGCCCGAACCCGGATCCGCTGGGCGTGCCAGATATCCTGCTGATGGTGTCGGACGCCGTGGTGGTGTTCGACAACCTGGCGGGCAAGATGCACGCCATCGTACTGGTCGACCCGGCCCAGGAGCACGCCTTCGAACAAGGCAAGGCCCGCCTGGCAGGGCTGCTGGAAACACTGCGCCAGCCGATCACCCCGCGCCGTGGCCTGGACCTGAGCGGCCCGCTGGCTGCCGAGCCGGAATTCCGCTCCAGCTATACCCGCGAGGATTACGAAAACGCGGTTGGCCGCATCAAGGAGTACATCCTGGCGGGTGACTGCATGCAGGTGGTGCCGTCCCAGCGCATGTCGATCGACTTCAAGTCTGCGCCCATCGACCTGTACCGTGCTTTGCGCTGTTTCAACCCGACGCCGTACATGTACTTCTTCAATTTTGGCGACTTCCACGTGGTTGGCAGTTCGCCTGAAGTGCTGGTGCGCGTCGAGGACAACCTGGTCACTGTGCGCCCGATTGCCGGCACCCGTCCGCGTGGTGCGACGGAAGAAGCGGACCGTGCGCTGGAAGACGACCTGCTGTCTGACGAGAAAGAGATCGCCGAGCACTTGATGCTGATCGACCTGGGCCGCAACGACGTGGGCCGGGTGTCCTCGACGGGTAGCGTGCGCCTGACCGAGAAGATGGTGATCGAGCGTTACTCCAACGTGATGCACATCGTGTCCAACGTCACTGGGCACCTGCGCGAAGGCCTGACCGCCATGGACGCCTTGCGCGCGATTCTGCCGGCCGGGACCCTGTCGGGTGCGCCGAAGATCCGCGCCATGGAAATCATCGACGAGCTGGAGCCAGTCAAACGTGGCGTTTACGGTGGTGCTGTGGGTTACTTTGCCTGGAACGGCAACATGGATACCGCGATTGCCATTCGTACTGCGGTGATCAAGGACGGCGAGCTGCATGTACAGGCAGGCGGCGGTATCGTGGCCGACTCGGTGCCGGCGCTGGAGTGGGAAGAAACCATCAACAAGCGCCGCGCGATGTTCCGTGCGGTGGCGTTGGCTGAGCAGACGACTGCCAAATAG